The following coding sequences lie in one Polynucleobacter asymbioticus genomic window:
- a CDS encoding FKBP-type peptidyl-prolyl cis-trans isomerase: MTKLTVLPNSFLTLNYRLTLPSGDDYINTFIDRPATVLMGSGQFAPCFEKVLIGLGVGEKKSALLPPEESFGERKEELIQWVSLGALKEGRDDDVEFNPGDVIEFNAPGGAQYAGVLQSINEEGAWFDFNHPLAGRPVTFEAEIVAIL; the protein is encoded by the coding sequence ATGACTAAGCTTACGGTTTTGCCCAATTCCTTCCTGACTCTCAACTATCGGCTGACTTTGCCTAGCGGGGATGATTACATCAATACTTTTATCGATCGTCCTGCGACGGTGCTGATGGGTTCGGGTCAATTTGCGCCTTGTTTTGAAAAGGTATTAATCGGACTGGGTGTGGGTGAAAAGAAAAGCGCCTTACTGCCACCGGAAGAAAGTTTTGGTGAGCGTAAAGAGGAATTAATTCAGTGGGTTTCTTTGGGCGCGCTCAAAGAGGGTCGCGATGATGATGTGGAATTTAATCCTGGCGATGTCATTGAATTTAATGCCCCTGGTGGCGCGCAATATGCTGGTGTATTGCAATCCATTAATGAAGAGGGTGCATGGTTTGATTTCAATCACCCTCTTGCTGGAAGGCCTGTTACCTTCGAAGCTGAAATCGTTGCGATTCTGTAA
- the ispH gene encoding 4-hydroxy-3-methylbut-2-enyl diphosphate reductase: MSNPSSVQDTAEILMAQPRGFCAGVDRAINIVNEALTRFGAPIYVRHEIVHNAYVVNGLREKGAVFVEELHEVPKGGIVVFSAHGVSQEVRQDAEARGLQVYDATCPLVTKVHLEVVKMCKDGFTVLMIGHAGHPEVEGTMGQVEKGVHLIETIADVAQLPFTEHEKIAFVTQTTLSVDETKEIVDALTQKFPNIVQPRKQDICYATQNRQDAVKFMAPQVEIVIVVGSKASSNSNRLRELAEKLGVPAYMVDAPDQLRAEWFAGKRRVGLTAGASAPESLALSIVERIQEFGPRSIRNLEGVVEDITFSLPKNLVG; this comes from the coding sequence ATGAGTAACCCATCTAGCGTGCAAGACACGGCAGAAATTTTGATGGCGCAGCCACGCGGTTTTTGCGCAGGCGTAGATCGTGCAATCAATATCGTCAATGAAGCGCTGACTCGTTTTGGCGCACCAATTTATGTACGTCATGAGATTGTTCACAATGCCTATGTCGTAAATGGCCTGCGTGAAAAAGGCGCTGTATTTGTGGAAGAGTTGCATGAGGTTCCTAAAGGTGGCATCGTGGTGTTTAGTGCCCATGGTGTCTCTCAAGAGGTGCGCCAAGATGCTGAGGCGCGCGGGTTGCAGGTATATGACGCTACCTGCCCTCTGGTTACTAAGGTGCATCTTGAAGTCGTCAAGATGTGTAAAGATGGTTTCACGGTCTTGATGATTGGCCATGCTGGCCACCCAGAAGTTGAAGGTACGATGGGGCAAGTAGAAAAAGGCGTTCATCTGATTGAAACGATAGCGGATGTTGCTCAGCTGCCTTTTACTGAGCATGAAAAAATTGCTTTTGTGACGCAAACCACCCTCTCTGTAGATGAGACAAAAGAAATTGTTGATGCATTAACTCAAAAGTTTCCAAATATTGTTCAGCCGCGCAAACAAGATATTTGTTATGCCACTCAGAACCGCCAAGATGCTGTCAAATTTATGGCGCCTCAAGTGGAGATCGTTATTGTGGTGGGTAGCAAAGCAAGTTCGAACTCGAATCGCTTGCGTGAATTAGCTGAAAAGTTAGGTGTACCCGCCTACATGGTGGATGCCCCAGACCAACTGCGAGCCGAATGGTTTGCTGGTAAGAGGCGAGTGGGTCTTACTGCAGGTGCGTCAGCCCCAGAAAGTCTAGCCCTCTCGATTGTGGAGAGGATTCAAGAGTTTGGTCCACGCAGTATTCGTAACTTGGAAGGTGTGGTTGAAGACATCACATTCTCGTTACCCAAGAATTTAGTTGGTTAG